A single window of Gossypium arboreum isolate Shixiya-1 chromosome 13, ASM2569848v2, whole genome shotgun sequence DNA harbors:
- the LOC108464059 gene encoding putative U-box domain-containing protein 42 — protein sequence MSIDNTAFAGLFESLLADITVVTESVECIEVEQESFFEAGCYLYRVFPVIMELKYTEKTPKNAKQILETISQNVNLAKDLVGDCDKNNQPVSDSELGSIIGQLEGVIKDIGECLCLIPSATFGGEGYAETAVRSLSEELQNVHFKVKRPQELRTKELEPQMSFAAEQHKKSKMATESSQMPQLTQNVHIEVKQPQPQELRTKELKPQTSFATEPHKKSKMEIGSSEMPQLMQNVHIEVKQPEDLRTKELKPQMSFAKEPHKKSKMATESSHMPQLMPMDSDLYSVNVEVSVSTESSQASNMPCLNDFLKITNQKSQNENVNKSLSTLPQVAHYIEPMYDTFFCPLTKQIMDDPVTIESGVTYERKAIMEWFETFSHLEDIICPTTGMKLTSRVLSTNVALKTTIEQWKDRNEAARIKVARVALSLASSDNMILEAITDLQHICKRNQYNKVQVLSVGILPLLIKLIGYKNRDVRCGALELLLQLAEEDNERKEMIANAMDLSTLLALLSSSHQSVRHASLLLLLELSRGQALGEKIGSATGAILILIRIKYNHQVDHFASQKADEILKNLERFRDNIKQMAEYGFLDPLLNHLTVGSKEVQMEMASYLGEIILGNDSKTYVAERASPSLFKMVQSGNTIIRKAAFKALAQISSHHPNARILVEAGIVQIMAEEMFARRIYDEPMNSKKEAAAILANILESGVEHDSIQVNPHGHRISSDYVVYNIICMLKNSTAHELDINLIRILLCLTKSPKSMATIVSVVNETEASYTLIELINTQHEQLGIAAIKLLITLASHVGNTLAERLCKTRGQPESLIESQTETNHITEKQAVSAKFLAKLPQQNLTLNLALLHKNVVPTILQRIILIQRSGIRTSRHATVYLEGLVGILVRFTTTLYEPQILFLAKAHNLTSVFTELLTKTSSDEVQRLSATGLEKLSLETVKLSKPPKIKKTKLTNLFHLPKLLSSSLSKRRKIPLLCPVHRGVCSSETTFCLIDANAIERLLACLDHENNEVVEASLAAICTLLDDNVDVHMSVSLLSEVNAIQHILNVVKEHRQEGLWQKSFWMIEKFLVKGGNKSASDISQDRLLPASLVSAFHHGNGSTRQIAENILRHLNRMPNTSTSYYTM from the exons ATGTCG aTAGACAACACTGCCTTTGCTGGTCTTTTTGAATCCTTGTTGGCTGATATTACAGTAGTCACAGAATCAGTAGAGTGCATAGAAGTAGAGCAGGAGAGTTTCTTTGAAGCTGGATGCTACCTTTATCGAGTTTTTCCAGTGATAATGGAGTTGAAGTATACTGAGAAAACCCCGAAAAATGCAAAACAGATTTTAGAAACTATTTCCCAGAATGTCAATCTGGCAAAAGATCTTGTGGGAGATTGCGATAAAAATAACCAACCAGTTTCAGATTCTGAACTTGGAAGCATCATAGGCCAGCTGGAAGGGGTGATAAAAGACATAGGTGAGTGTTTGTGCTTGATACCATCTGCAACATTTGGGGGCGAGGGATATGCAGAAACTGCAGTCCGGTCTCTTTCAGAGGAACTGCAGAATGTCCACTTCAAAGTTAAGAGACCTCAAGAACTACGAACTAAAGAGCTTGAACCACAGATGTCTTTTGCAGCAGAGCAGCATAAGAAATCTAAAATGGCAACAGAAAGTTCTCAAATGCCACAACTAACGCAGAATGTCCACATTGAAGTTAAGCAACCTCAACCTCAAGAACTACGAACCAAAGAGCTCAAACCGCAGACATCTTTTGCAACAGAACCGCATAAGAAATCAAAAATGGAAATAGGAAGTTCTGAAATGCCACAACTAATGCAGAATGTCCACATTGAAGTTAAGCAACCTGAAGATCTACGAACCAAAGAGCTCAAACCACAGATGTCTTTTGCAAAAGAACCACATAAGAAATCAAAAATGGCAACAGAAAGTTCTCACATGCCACAACTAATGCCAATGGATTCAGATCTTTACTCTGTCAATGTGGAAGTCTCTGTTTCCACAGAAAGTTCTCAAGCTTCGAACATGCCATGCCTAAATGATTTCCTTAAAATTACAAATCAGAAAAGCCAGAATGAGAACGTAAACAAATCCTTGTCCACATTGCCACAGGTAGCTCATTATATCGAACCTATGTATGACACTTTCTTCTGTCCATTGACTAAGCAGATTATGGATGACCCAGTTACCATTGAGAGTGGAGTGACATATGAGAGGAAGGCGATAATGGAGTGGTTTGAAACGTTCAGTCATCTAGAGGATATAATCTGTCCAACAACAGGGATGAAGCTCACGAGCAGGGTTTTAAGCACCAATGTTGCTCTAAAGACCACAATAGAGCAATGGAAGGATAGGAATGAAGCTGCAAGGATCAAGGTTGCTCGTGTGGCATTATCTTTGGCTAGTTCGGATAATATGATACTAGAGGCAATAACAGATCTGCAACATATCTGCAAAAGGAATCAGTACAATAAGGTACAAGTGCTCAGTGTTGGAATATTGCCATTGCTTATTAAGTTAATCGGATACAAAAATAGAGATGTCAGATGTGGAGCCCTGGAACTATTACTACAATTGGCTGAGGAAGACAACGAAAGAAAG GAAATGATTGCTAATGCAATGGATTTATCAACGCTACTGGCGTTGTTATCAAGTAGCCACCAGTCCGTTCGGCATGCATCATTGCTTCTCTTGCTTGAGCTTTCAAGAGGTCAAGCTTTGGGTGAAAAAATTGGGTCAGCAACTGGAGCCATTTTGATTCTGATCAGAATCAAATATAACCATCAGGTCGATCACTTTGCTTCACAAAAAgcagatgaaattttaaagaaccTGGAGAGATTTCGAGACAACATAAAGCAGATGGCAGAGTATGGGTTCTTGGACCCTCTTTTGAATCATCTAACCGTAG GTTCCAAGGAGGTGCAAATGGAAATGGCAAGCTACTTAGGGGAAATCATACTTGGTAATGACAGCAAAACTTATGTGGCCGAGAGGGCTTCTCCTAGTCTCTTTAAAATGGTGCAAAGTGGTAACACCATTATCAGAAAGGCAGCATTTAAGGCTTTAGCACAAATCTCATCTCACCATCCAAATGCCCGGATACTAGTAGAAGCTGGTATTGTCCAAATTATGGCTGAAGAGATGTTCGCTCGTAGGATATATGATGAACCAATGAACTCAAAGAAAGAAGCTGCTGCAATACTTGCTAATATTCTCGAGTCGGGGGTTGAGCATGATAGCATCCAAGTAAATCCTCATGGCCACAGGATAAGTTCAGATTATGTTGTCTATAACATTATCTGCATGCTTAAAAACTCCACAGCTCATGAACTCGACATCAATCTCATCAGAATCCTCTTATGCCTCACAAAGTCACCCAAGTCAATGGCAACAATTGTCTCAGTTGTGAATGAGACTGAAGCAAGCTACACTCTCATTGAACTCATCAATACCCAACATGAACAACTTGGGATTGCAGCAATCAAGCTACTCATTACCCTTGCATCACATGTCGGTAACACACTAGCAGAGAGGCTCTGCAAAACCAGGGGGCAGCCTGAGAGTTTAATTGAGAGCCAGACAGAAACTAACCACATCACTGAGAAGCAGGCAGTTTCAGCAAAATTCCTAGCAAAACTCCCCCAACAGAATCTAACACTCAACCTTGCTCTTCTGCACAAGAATGTTGTCCCCACGATCCTTCAGAGAATCATTTTGATCCAAAGAAGTGGAATAAGAACTAGCAGGCATGCAACTGTTTACTTAGAGGGCCTAGTTGGGATTCTTGTTAGATTCACAACTACACTGTATGAACCACAGATCTTGTTTTTAGCAAAAGCTCACAACCTCACATCGGTGTTCACGGAATTGCTCACAAAGACATCCAGTGATGAAGTTCAAAGATTATCAGCAACTGGACTAGAGAAGCTCTCATTAGAGACAGTTAAACTATCAAAGCCACCAAAAATTAAGAAAACCAAGCTTACAAACTTGTTCCACCTGCCAAAGCTTCTATCttccagtttatcaaaaaggagAAAGATACCATTACTGTGTCCAGTTCATAGAGGGGTATGTTCTTCAGAAACCACATTTTGTTTGATTGATGCAAACGCTATCGAAAGGCTATTGGCGTGCCTGGATCATGAGAATAACGAGGTAGTTGAAGCTTCATTGGCAGCTATATGTACTTTGCTGGACGACAATGTTGATGTGCACATGAGTGTGAGCCTGTTGAGTGAAGTAAATGCTATTCAACATATCTTGAATGTGGTGAAAGAGCACAGACAAGAGGGCCTGTGGCAGAAATCATTTTGGATGATTGAAAAATTCCTAGTTAAAGGTGGAAATAAGTCAGCTTCAGACATATCACAGGATAGGTTACTGCCTGCCTCATTGGTTAGTGCTTTTCATCATGGGAATGGTAGTACAAGGCAGATAGCTGAGAATATTTTAAGACACTTAAATAGGATGCCAAACACCTCAACTAGTTATTACACCATGTAA